The nucleotide window ACACCTAATGTTAAACATGGCTTATGATTGTGAATAAAACAGCTTTGTGGGTTACgtgaataaaaggaagaaagaaaagtacaGAATTATGATGCGAGAATGGACACAGACAGCGTCAAGTGCACTCATAAACTCAACAGTTTGATAAACACCATACCCATACTGTGCAACtgagctgtgtgtgtatatggagaATCAGAGTGAATCCCACAGAGTCCTTATGTTTCGTTGCCAAGCTTTGCCAAGGACATGGAGAACGCAGTCCACCAGACTTGTACTGTTCCACACCGGAACACTTTCAATCCACACCGGAACACTTTCAATCTTTCAATCCACACTGGAACACTTTCAATCCACACCGGAACACTTTCAATCCACACTGGAACACTTTCAATCCACACTGGAACACTTTCAATCCACACTGGAACACTTTCAATCCACACTGGAACACTTTCAATCCACACCGACCCTTTGACATGCGTCCGTCAGTCAGCCGATCAGTTCCTTCACTGGAAAAGTGTGCACATTAATCCCCCGCGCCCCCACTCCCGAAtacggagtacagctgcctaaacAGCgcgtgtgggggccggggggatgggggcgggggggtgggttcAAACGGTCCTTAGTGTGCACGATCTCTGACAACATCTGTGGAGGAACTGAACCGCCGTGCCGGTGTGCAGCTGAGAGGTATGGCTGGCGTCCCAGGGAGGACTAGTTGTTGGTGCCGCACGTGCCCTTgacgtgtgtctgtttatctctctctgtgtagaccCAAAGAGACACAGAACCAAATGGAGACTAAGGTATCAGCAGGCTCATCAAGACGctctcagcagcagcaggaaaTTGTCCCTGCGGCAGTGGAAGCCGTGCTGCTGGTTGGGTCCTACCCTAAAGACCTCGTGCTGTCCACTTACCATCACCTGACCACAGCGTCCCCTACTCGGGTGGACCGCCCCGGGACAGAAGGAGCTTCTGCAGGTGCTCCAGAGCCCGTCACTGCCCAGGCTCTAATGACGGCCATGCTGGAACAGGCCAAAGCATCACACAGCCACAGCTCACCGAGCGGGGCATCCTGGCTGACCGATGAGGTAGAGAGGCGTGAGGGAGGGGCAGacgatgaggtggaggaggacggtGCTGGGGATGAACCAGGGCGGCCTTCATCGTCAGGCAGACCCCTGCCTCCTGGCACGACACCCGGCCACAGGGAGGCCACAGCAGACAGCAACCACAGCGTGGCAGTCACGACAGAGGCCGGCACAgacccgtcctcctcctccaccaccactgccggCCCTTCAACAGGCGCCGCGGCCACGGGCCAGCACACCGTCCCTACTGGCGCTGAAGCCCCGACTGAAACGAGCTCCACGTGTACCGCCACCTCTGCATCAGGAAACGATGCTACCTCTGCATCAGGAAACGACGCCACCTCTGCATCAGGAAACGATGCCACCTCTGCGCCAACACCCGCCGTGTCCGGACAGCCCGTTGTCCCGCTGGTTTTCTCAACACCCGAGAACGAATCCGCCCCACCCCAGCAGCCCCATGAATCTCAATGGCCTGCCGACACGTCCTTCACCTTCTCCACGCCGCCGGAGGGCAGCAGCCTGGCAGAGGAGTGTCACGCTctgtaagagagcggactagaaacccccacccagcccagcactaacacccagacaacacaaacacagactacaacaatccggggttcacatacatttgtttaatcacacacctagcttgcccacaaacaataaccacaaccccagctgcaacaacacttaaataacaatggataaatataacacacacacacaaaaaaacaaacccacacacacaaaaaaaaacaacagagctttaagataaggaaacaagcacaacgttaatgctgtcgtgacgacgacgacgaacagtaagtgacgacgacgaagaacagcgacgacgaacacgaagaacggcgacgacgaacacgaagaacagtgacgacaaagacgaacagtaagttacgacgacgtagaacagtgacgacagacgcgaagaacagcgacgacgaacacgaacagtgacgccgaagacgaagagcagtgacgacgaagacgaagagcagaacacccagacagctgagcgccaggccagagaacgctggcgacggaagccagcggcaggcggcagcagccaacggaggcctggaccaaggaagtcaaaggcaggcagaggggttcccggggagacagtggagggtcagtggaagagtagggaagtccgtggataaacacgaaagtgggaatgctgaaaccactgtatatagcctattatccactggtaggattcacttttggacaacCCCAATTAAACAGCTTAAATGTACCCAgcccagaattcgtaaagaaaacaaatcttacaaaatttagtttaacccctccctgatcaacacatgggctacagaatagatcaattttactcagctgcgctatttctgaagtttaaaaggctgacaacaaccacacccaagagcaaggataacggaaaaggataagggggtagtttggaatattctagcttatgtatcatatataatacagtgacacacatacatacacattaatagaactaacaactgaaggggttcataaggaaaacttaaatctagattttacggttgaaccctttaatacacgtaacaaatattttatcacattcttataaaatttatgtctaaaaatgcatacgcatcctacaaatgcacataaaagagcaaagtattatatttacttaaatattctctctctctctctctctctctctcattcacggacatgaacacaagacagacacaacacaggttaggactgtctttacagtctcctcttaccttccagagaggtaccactaccccaaagctggaagttcacacagagaacacagagaccacgaccactcggaggaaaatgatccccactacaagcgtccagacggcaaacagccctgaagagagccaaagactggcacggctgcctcctctgacagtcgcgggcgaaaagcccagaatcttgtcatttgttgacaaggaagaggctgatctcagttcagtgacagcctgaactgagaccgagacagactgaaaatctcgtgcaaaccgcacaacccacactgctctctagctagatggggtgggtgaatgaGGGGGTTTAGCACTCGtatctgattttgtcatgagatgtgacaacagCCCCCCTCACAAGTTCAAACGAAGATTGAAACTTAATTATAACCAtgtcacacagaatgacaaacacaataacacacattccCACTGCCGTATCATCCACAATGTCCTCTCAAACAGAGACATATGCCAAGGCACTGCCCTCCTGAAACTAAATGTAAGGAAaaggcgaaaacaacaacaacaacaacatcaaaactatgAAGTCTGGAATAACAGGATGAATTGCAAATTATAGAATTGCCAACCTTACCAACTAATAAGTAATATTAAAAGATACACATGGCCAGTATACAGCTGCCTCATTCAGGTGTTAACACTCAAACTGGGCCGTATTCAGATCATATTTCATCCAACTCTGGCAGACGGCTGAGGAAGTCAGCACCAACGTTTTCTTTGCCAGGAATGGCTTGCACCCTGAACGAGAAAGGCTGCAACTGTAGAGCCCAGCGcgtcagtctgccgctgaccgtttTGGCCCTGTCTAGATATTGCAGCGGCGCATGGTCCACCTGGATGACAAACTCCTTCCCGTAGAGGTAGGGTTCAAACCTCTGAATACCCCACACAAGAGCCAGGCATTCCTTTTCAATTGTGGGGTAATTGCGTTCGGCTGGGCTCAATTTCTTACTGGCACACGCCACTGGTTGAGCACCCATACCTTGATCTTGGAGCAGAAGAGCTCCCAACCCCACGTTCGAAGCGTCAGTCCGCAGTATGAAAGGCTTGGACAGATCAGGGAGACAGCAAACTGGCCTACTGCAGAGGATTTGTTTGAGCTGCAGAAAAGCTCTCTCGCAGTACTCATCCCAGATAACTTTGTTTGGCTCCTTGCTCTTGGTTTTCCCAGTCAAGGGAAGAGCGATTTCCGCAAACTGAGGAACGAACCTCCTGTAGAACCCCACGAGGCCCAGAAACCCTCGGAGCTGTCGTTTCGTACAGGGACGAGGTGATTCTCGGATCTTCTCCATTTTTTCTGCATCTGGCCAAATTTTCCCAGCACCCACATGGTGACCCAGATAGTCTAACTCGCTGTGGCCGAGAAAACATTTGGAGGGCCGTGCTGTCAGCTTGCAATCACGCAACCGGGAAAACACGCTGCGTAAGAGCCTTAGATGCTGTGTTTCATCGGCGGAGGAGATAAGAACATCGTCCATGAAGTTGTCCACGTCCGGGCTGTTGAGAGGCAGTACTAACTTCCGCATCATGCGGGAAAATACTGCGCCAGCAGTTTTGAGGCCGAACGGCATTACACACCACTGGAAGTGTCCCTGAGGAGTGGTGAAAGCTGTTTTAGGGCGATCAGCTTCCGCCATGGGGATCTGCCAGTACCCCTTTGAAAGGTCTAGCTTCGAGAACACCTTTTTCCCTGATAACCGGGAAAACAGTGCCTCTACATCTGGCATTGGTTCAGCATCAAACACAGTTATCTTATTGATGCGACGGAAATCGACGCAAAACCGTAcctttccatctttcttctttACGAGGACGATAGGAGAGGAGTATGGGGACGAGGATGGCTCTATCACGCCCATCTTCAACATTTGTTGGACCTCCTCTTGAATCGTCTCACGTTGGGAGTAGGGCAGTGGATACTGCTTAGCCCTAATAGGGGTGTCGGAGGTGAGATTGAGCGTGCATGTCTCGAGGTTCGTACAGGCAGGCAAGTCAGTGAGAACATCCCTAAACCCTCGAGTCATTTCACGAATGGCCTCTTTCAGTGAGGAGTTATCAGCGGCCAGCACAACATTCTCTGGACCTTCAGTTGCCTCCAGGGGCATGAGTGGAATGTCGCGTTCCACTGTCCTCGTTCCTTCCCAGACCTCCGGGTCTTCAATCACAGCCAGAGCCACAGTCCCTCTTCTCCCTATACCGTCTTTCCTCTTCCCTATATTCATCCTCCCTGTGATCCCTCCAGCGCCTGTAACGGCGCTCTTCCTCCCTATTTGCGCGCTCTTCCTccttagcagcagcatcaaccacaaaccgtGCAAGGGCCTCACCAGTCAAACCCATGTCAGCACCCATGGCTTTGAATTTTGTGTAAGGATCCTGGTGAGATAGAGGAACAGTGTCccctttccttccatcatcagaCAGATTACCTGGGTCATCCTCTTTCAGTTGACCCCGTATCCATCCAGACAAACCTGACTTATCTATCTGAGAAGGAGTAGAGGTACTCGACTTATCCATCTGGGACTTTGACCCGGGAGTGACGGCCGCAGCCGTTTGTCGCCGAGTGGgcatttctttcccctttttttctgtttttttttttttttttttttttctccccctcgcaGAGTGCGAGAAAGGCCAACCAAACTCGGCCAAAATCAACAGCCAAAATCAAGTGCCTGAACAACAGCTAACTTTTTGAACAGGTAAGGTGTCTATCTTAACCTCACCCAAACATTCTTCCAGTGACACAGCATAATTTTAATCAGATATCATATGTACACAGGTAACAGACAAAACGATTACACCCAACCCTCTCCCACTCTAACCTaacgtaccccgcatctccaccaaattgtcacgctctgtaagagagcggactagaaacccccacccagcccagcactaacacccagacaacacaaacacagactacaacaatccggggttcacatacatttgtttaatcacacacctagcttgcccacaaacaataaccacaaccccagctgcaacaacacttaaataacaatggataaatataacacacacacacaaaaaaacaaacccacacacacaaaaaaaaacaacagagctttaagataaggaaacaagcacaacgttaatgctgtcgtgacgacgacgacgaacagtaagtgacgacgacgaagaacagcgacgacgaacacgaagaacggcgacgacgaacacgaagaacagtgacgacaaagacgaacagtaagttacgacgacgtagaacagtgacgacagacgcgaagaacagcgacgacgaacacgaacagtgacgccgaagacgaagagcagtgacgacgaagacgaagagcagaacacccagacagctgagcgccaggccagagaacgctggcgacggaagccagcggcaggcggcagcagccaacggaggcctggaccaaggaagtcaaaggcaggcagaggggttcccggggagacagtggagggtcagtggaagagtagggaagtccgtggataaacacgaaagtgggaatgctgaaaccactgtatatagcctattatccactggtaggattcacttttggacaacCCCAATTAAACAGCTTAAATGTACCCAgcccagaattcgtaaagaaaacaaatcttacaaaatttagtttaacccctccctgatcaacacatgggctacagaatagatcaattttactcagctgcgctatttctgaagtttaaaaggctgacaacaaccacacccaagagcaaggataacggaaaaggataagggggtagtttggaatattctagcttatgtatcatatataatacagtgacacacatacatacacattaatagaactaacaactgaaggggttcataaggaaaacttaaatctagattttacggttgaaccctttaatacacgtaacaaatattttatcacattcttataaaatttatgtctaaaaatgcatacgcatcctacaaatgcacataaaagagcaaagtattatatttacttaaatattctctctctctctctctctctctctcattcacggacatgaacacaagacagacacaacacaggttaggactgtctttacagtctcctcttaccttccagagaggtaccactaccccaaagctggaagttcacacagagaacacagagaccacgaccactcggaggaaaatgatccccactacaagcgtccagacggcaaacagccctgaagagagccaaagactggcacggctgcctcctctgacagtcgcgggcgaaaagcccagaatcttgtcatttgttgacaaggaagaggctgatctcagttcagtgacagcctgaactgagaccgagacagactgaaaatctcgtgcaaaccgcacaacccacactgctctctagctagatggggtgggtgaatgaGGGGGTTTAGCACTCGtatctgattttgtcatgagatgtgacaaggAGCGGGCCAAGGACCGGAAACGCCTGCTGACCAGACTGCGGGGTCTGAGGGCGGAGAACGAGCGGCTCAAGGCCCGACAGCTGTGCCGCCACTGCCGCCAGAGACCCACCGAGCTCACCTTCCTTCCCTGCGGACACTTCATCTTCTGTCAGACGTGCGGCTCCTCCTTCACCACCTGTCCTTCCTGCAGGAAAACCATCCTGGCCGACGTCAGGACCTTCCTGTCCTGAAGGCCCTGCTTTGGCTTTGAGAACGCCGACTTTTGGACCACCGCCACGGGCTGCACGGACACCTGACAgccactggggggagggggaaagggggctgggggagggtggggacacaaaGTACGGTGAAACTCGTTCCAGTCTGgttgtcagtgagtttggtgCCAGAAATTGTTTTGTTCCTTTCCGCTCCAGGATTTGTACGTGGACCTGAAAAGCATGAATCCATTCAAAAGGTCAACCCTGTCTTCACACTGGTCCCTGAGACATCCTGACGGTACACAGCTCGTGCAAAGCCTCGTGTCTACAAGTACAGTACTCACTTCTTATGATGATTTCCTCATGTTTACAACAGTCGATGATGTTCACTGGTATGTTTTGTGGgttctatttttgactcacttgtgtaaacaaagtgagtctatgttttaacccggtgttcggttgtgtgtgtgtgtgtgtgtgtgtgtgtctgtgtgtctgtgtgtccgtggtaaactttaacattgacattttctctgcaactactttgtcagttgacaccaaatttggcataaaaataggaaaaatccagttctttccagtcatcttgtttaaaacaatattgcgcttctgggattggcacaaaaaaataaagaatgaagcctaattatatgcaaactgcatttactgttatatctatagttttttgtattctctaaacttggcactttgatccgatattctgacccaacagctagagcagtcattattatcattttttgttcaaacaggaacttcttttgcaaagcatggaatttttatttattttgcaaacgttttggttcagatagtaaacaggggaaattactctgtaatgctagtggagttaatttgctttaaactgatctttctcatcataaacattacattttgaaacaagagaggcaaggccttcaagactcacttgtgatgcactttttaaaaaaaatccaagctttttatgtattgagtataatttcaaaatgtaatgtttaagatgagaaagatcagtttaaagcaaactaagttccccagcagagtaatttcccttgttctgctatcttcaccaaaacgtttgcaataaataaaacttccatgcttagcaaaagaagttcctgtttgaacaaaaaatgataataatgacagatcctttgttgggtcgaatatcagatcaaagtgccatgtttagagaatacaaaaaatataaatataacagtaaatgcattatactcaatacataaaaacttggattttttaaaaagtgtatcacaagtgagttttgaaggccttgccgttcttgttcttattattctTGAAGTGATCGTACAGTTTACTGGAAGACGATTCTAGCTCTCAAATGTTCAAAGGTGTGAATAAGGAGTGTGTCTGTTAAGTCCAAGACTGCTTTTACGCATTCCCACAAACGGCaaaagactatatatatatatatatatatatatatatatgaccaattaataaaagaaagaaagaaagaaaaacatctgcTTTTACAAATTAGCACAGAAATTGTATTCATGATAAAGTAGTCCAAGCGTAGACATGTGTAAGCTGTTTTGCTTTTCTCTCATTGAAAAATGTTTGTACATATTTTTGTTCTCTCCCCCAAAAAATCAGATTTAATGTTTGAATGTAAATTAGCGCTTttggtatatctgtgtgtgtgtgtgtgcgtatgtgtgcatgttttttttttgtttgtttgttttttagtgtaagtgtgtgcgtgcgtgtgtgtgtgtggatgtttgttggtgtgtgtgtgtgcatgtttgtttgctttttggtgtgtgtgcgtgcgtgtgtgcgtgtgcgtgtgtgtgtgtgtgtgtgcatgtttgttttttggtgtggtgtgtgtgtgtgtgtgtgtgtacgcgcgagagagaggcagagtcagagagagaatagTCCTTTGATACTttagaaatgtatatatatatttgttcatgTTAACATGTATATGCATTtatgtgcgcaagtgtgtgtgtgtgtgtgtgtgcgtgtgtgtgtgtcacactctgtgtgtgtgtgtgtgtgtgtgtgtgtgtgtgtgtgtgtgtgtgtgtgttaaaactgtACGTAACAATTTGATCTCACTTTTACGCCTTTGAATCGCAAATTTTAGCGAGATTCCCACTCCCCCATTAAATGTTGTCAGTTGAAACGTGTGCCTGTTCTCTGAATTAAACTAAACTGAACGAATCATCATCACCTTTGTTGTTGAATGCGGTGAATGAGCAAATTAGTACGAGAAGCAGAAGTAGTACaagtagcagcagcggcaacagtaTATTAGTAGTGGTGGTCTTGAGACTGGTTcgttatcattaacatcattggcattaccaccaccatcaccatcagcagcagtagtgatagtactagtagcagtaatagtagtagcaacaatagcagcagtatAATACTATTGTTAGTTGTGGTAGCCTTGAGACTGGTtcgtcatcatcgatatcattgacatcaccatcatcgtcagtagTAGCAGTTGAAGCAACAACGACAGTAGTACTAGTATTTGTATAGGTAGTGGTAGCAATATAATTagtgtgaaagaagaagaaggaggaggagggggaggaggagggaaggaaggaagagaaaaggtcCACAATAGGTATTTttacagtgggggtggggtggggtggggtggtgctgcAGAGCCAGTTCCCAAAGACACGACACTGAggacaacacacacctgtcagagcCTCGTTATGACCACAACACGGACTGCCGACCACAGGCACAGCCACGCACAGTTCTTGAAACCAAAACAGCCATGGAGACGTCCCAGCAAAAAGATGGGTGTGCTTTTTTCGGCAAATAAattccaaaccacacacacacacacacacacacacacacacacacacacacacacacaaaaaaaaaacaccacattatTTTTTAAAGCTATACTCTGGAAAACTTGTAGGTGTCATGAACATTTTGTGGGCAATATCAGTACTCCTTGTCACCTTTCTACAGGCTAAAATGATTACTTAGCCAAAAGGGAAGTTGCCAAACAAACTCACCTGCCCCCAGCACTCCACTAATCCTGTTAATGTCCTTTTATTCATCAgctggagagagtgaggaagtaTGGTTCACTTGAAATATactaattaatttttttctttacaagTCGCCTGATCACCTGTATCCATGTCTAcaaaatagagacacagacattaATGAGGGTGTCATTTGTGtcaactatctgtgtgtgtgtgtgtgtgtgtgtgtgtgtgtgtgtgtgcgtgtgcgcgcgcgcgtgtgtgtgtgtccctgtctctctcatacacactctctgtctgtctgtctgtctgcctgccagcctgtctgtgtctgtctgtctctgtctgtctgtctgtctgtctgtcttagttccgtctaatatcactttcagtggACGGGCGTTGAAGTGAAGAAGTGTGGAGTGCAGTGGTCAGTGACTGGCGGAACGAAGTGGTGGTTGAGAAGATGCTTGAGGTGCGAGGTACaagagaggggaaagggtggACGACAGTGGCACTGTTCAGTTCGCATTGTGTTGGTGGTTTTTATGACGGGGGATGTCTCTATTGATTTGTAATGTTTTGTCGTATCGCATCGTGTAGTTCTCATTGTTATGTGTATGTCATATCATCAACTTCTTACAATGCTCGTTCTTCCGTTCAACGCCCGTccactgaaagtgatattagacggaactaagacagacagacagacagagagcgacagacaggcaggcaggcagacagacagaaagtgtgtatgagagagacagggacacacacacacacacacacacacacacacacacacacagtgtgtatgagagagacagggacacacacacacacacacacacacacacacacacacacacacacacacacacacacacacacacacacacaaacacactccctaaaaagaaaacatctgtaggacttgacgcggtctcaaatgagatgcttaggcacttaccagaaaattttgttgttttgttatttaagcgTTTTCAAAAGGGCTGGATTGATGgattaatgccagcacaatggaaacagtctattgtaataccagttcataaacaaggaaaatgtaaaacagataagaacagttacaggccaattgcgctaacatcacatactggtaagctgatggaaagaataattttgagaagactgatgtagtattgccataaaaatagaattattccaATTAATCAAGCGGGCTTCCctagaggtagatctgcaattgataatttggttaaacttacaacacatgtaaaacaacaatttgctggaagaaaaaacgttcttgcaactttctttgatgTAAAGAAAGCCAATGaccaagtttggcatgcaaagttactctttaaactgaactctgttggcttttcagggcgtctctataattatatcaacgatttcctgactaaaagacgtatacaagtacgagttggaaatacgtactcaaatcctaagactcttcacatgggattaccccaaggttctgttattgcccctgttctatttaacatcttgctgCACGACTTACTCCAACTtttatcaaaagacgtgatcctagtgcaatacgcagatgatatatgtatgtggatgaatgtaactatgaaaagaaatacatcaaaaagtggcattaaactatattaagaaaacataccaaagagaaatagataaactgaataagtatattgtcgacaatggtctta belongs to Babylonia areolata isolate BAREFJ2019XMU chromosome 13, ASM4173473v1, whole genome shotgun sequence and includes:
- the LOC143289342 gene encoding uncharacterized protein LOC143289342, with protein sequence METKVSAGSSRRSQQQQEIVPAAVEAVLLVGSYPKDLVLSTYHHLTTASPTRVDRPGTEGASAGAPEPVTAQALMTAMLEQAKASHSHSSPSGASWLTDEVERREGGADDEVEEDGAGDEPGRPSSSGRPLPPGTTPGHREATADSNHSVAVTTEAGTDPSSSSTTTAGPSTGAAATGQHTVPTGAEAPTETSSTCTATSASGNDATSASGNDATSASGNDATSAPTPAVSGQPVVPLVFSTPENESAPPQQPHESQWPADTSFTFSTPPEGSSLAEECHAL